The region TCCCGACCGGTTCCCCCATTCGGGTGAGGAATCATGAAGGTCCTATTCGTGATGTCCAGCTTTCCCAGGTGGGATGGCGATGTGCACTCCCCCTGGGCGGTCGAACTGATCCATTACCTGCAGGCGCGCGGCGCGGAGATCACGGTCCTGGCGCCGGCCTACCAGGGGTTGAGGGACCATGTCATCGCTGGTATCCCGGTCAAGCGCT is a window of Anaerolineae bacterium DNA encoding:
- a CDS encoding glycosyltransferase family 4 protein, with the protein product MKVLFVMSSFPRWDGDVHSPWAVELIHYLQARGAEITVLAPAYQGLRDHVIAGIPVKRFRYAPAAWESLTHESGAPNKIRRNPLYLALVPTY